caccagatcatgatattaatttctgtattgacttggctccagatacccaacctatatctatcccaccgtatcgcatggctccgaaataattgaaagaattaaaagaacaacttgaggagttactagccaaacagtttgtcagaccgagtgtatcgccttggggtacaccggtgttatttgtgaagaagaaggatggaacgatgcgaatgtgtattgattaccgccaattgAACGAAGTcattattaagaacaagtacccgttactgcgtattgatgatctatttgaccagttttaAGGTACTAGGGTGTTctttaagatcgacttgaggtcgggatatcgccagttgaagattcgggattcggattttccgaagactgcttttcgaaCTAGATAcggtcattatgaatttttggtgctgtcttttggtttgactaacgccccggcgatgtttatggatttgatgaacaaggtattcaggccatatattgattcgtttgttattatcttcattgatgatattttgatttactcgcacagtaaggaagagcacgagcagcatatgagagtggtacttcatacactgcgggaacaaaagttatatgctaagttttccaaatgtgagttttggctaaattctgtagcaatcttggggcatattgtatcgggcgagggcattaaagttaatcctaaaaagatcgaggcacttcagaattggcatcgtcccacttcggcgaatgagattaggagtttcctgggtttagtaggttattatcgtcagttcgtggagggcttttcatttattttagcgcctttgaccaaattgacctagaagggtgctccgttccgatggtctgatgattgtgaggtgagctttcagaagctcaaggcagcattgactacagcaccagtgttagtgttgccttccggttcagggatgtatacagtgtattgtgacgcttcacgcgttggtttgggttgtgtattaatgcaggaggggtaaattattacatatgcttcacgtcagctgaaaccccacgagaagaattatccggtacatgatttggagttagctataattgcacgctcttaagatttggaggcattatctttatggggtgtcttgtgaagtttacacttaTCATCACAGTTTACAACATttattcaagcagagggacctaaatttgaggcagcgcagatggcttgagttactaaaagattatgatattattatcttgtatcatccgggtaaagcaaatgtagttgcagacgccttgagtagaaaggcggagagtatgggtagtttggtatTCATTTCAGCGGAGGAAAGGtaattagctttggatattcagtccttggctaacagacttgtgagagGCTAGATATTTCATAACCCaactgagttcttgcatgtgtagtGACCCAATCTTCATTAATTGAGCAGATCAAGGCCcaccaatatgatgatccacacttaatggttcttcgagaaacggtactacgggatGGTTCcaaagaagttactattggcacggatagtgttctgcgactccaggatcgtctatgtattcctaatgtgaatggactgaggaaaaagatgctagaggaggcacacagttctcggtattctatttatccaggtgctacgaagatgtatcgtgacctgagacagcattattggtggcggcaaatgaaaaaggacatagttgagtaagTAGCTAGGTGTcaaaattgccagcaagttaaatatgagcaccagaggccaggtgaccTACTTCAGcggatgactataccggagtggaaatgggaaagcATTACTaaagactttgtagttgggttgccgcgaaccttgcggaagtttgatgtagtttgggtcattgtcgacaggttgaccaagtcggcacactttattccagttgtgactacgtatacttcagagaggttggcccagatttatattcaggagatagttcggttgcacggtgtgccaatttttatcatatcagatagaggccttcaatttacttcacatttttggaggtcagcacagagtgaattggggacccgcgTAGAActtagcacaacctttcatccgcagaccgactaacagtcggagcggacaattcagattttggaggatatgctcagggtatgtgtgatcgactttggaggtcagtgggatcgtttcttgcctttagctgagtttgcttataacaacagttaccaatccagcatcgatatggctccatttgaggctttatatggtcggcgacttcgtacagcacagtccagacagaagagttatgcggatcagaaagcgcgtgatttatcatttatggtgggtaagggcaagttgagcccaaggtttataggcccatttgaggtgttgagacgagttggggaggttgcttacgagcttgctttgcctcccaatctatcaggagttcatccggttttccatgtatctatgctccggaagtatcatgccgacctgtcacattGTTAGACTTCAGTACTATTCAGTTAGATAAAAGTttaggttatgaagaggagccagttgccattattaataaacaagtttgccagttgaggtccaagaagatttctgcagtaCAAGTCCTATGGAGGGGCCAACCggtcgaggaagcaacttgggaggccgaggaagactccacacttattcagcactccaggtacaattctaaacccgttcgaggacgaacgtttgtttaagaggtggagaatgtaatgacccaatcagtcattttgacttttagaaccccgttcccctaaataaaactccatgtatgtgcttttattaatttatgacttgcggggatggttggttcgggatttggaagtgttcgggttgaaatcgaaatacttagttccttaagttggccttaaaatgctaagtttgacttcggtcaatatttttagaaaatgacaccggaatagaattttgatgattccaacatctccgtatggtaattttaaacttaggagcgtgttcggaattttgtttggaagtccatagttaaattaggcttgaaatggctaaaataggaatttaagtttggaattttgactggagagttgactttttaatatcggagtcggaacccagtttcgaaaattttcatagctccattatgtcatttatgacctatgtgccaaatttgaggtcaatcggacttgatttgataggttttggaatcgaatgtagaagttggaaattttaagtttcattaagcttgaattggagtatgattcgtggttttagtgttgtttgatgtgatttgaggtttcgactaagttcgtatgacattttagaacttgttgatgtatttggttgaggttacGAGGaactcgagtgagtttcggacggctaacggatcaatttttggatttGGAGTTTGCAAaaatctggtgtctggtttccttctacgcgatcgtgtgaGAAGGTTCGAGATCGCGTAGCCTTAATTGGGCAGCTGAAAATTTATTCTATGCGATTGCGTGGaaatgtccgcgatcgcgtaggttgggcgagctgtgctatgcgaacgcgtgactaaggccgcgttcgcgaagaggaacggaGGGAGGAATTGgtccacgcgcttaatgcttcgcgatcgcgtgagaaggtttgcgatcacgtaggtttGCGGAGTcagtgcttcgtgatcgcgtgggattttccgtgatcgcgtagggttTTTTTTGGGCaataaaaatttgtgctacgcgatcgcgtgagaaggttcgcgatcacgtagaagaaatcactaggaatagagtttaagttttgaaaatgagattttccatttttaccgatttgaatctcggattgaggcgatttttgagagattttcagagaaaacaatggggtaagtgttcttaactcaatattggttaaactacccgaatccatcactgtttttatcatttgattggtgaattaagtttgaaaagtttgaaaaccctcttggttaaatttgaggatttgagggccgaattattatcggaatttagtaattttggtatggacagactcatggttgaatgggcgttcatatttcgtaactttcgccggattccgagacgtgggccccacagacaatttttgagttaattttagatttttattgaaaaatatagtatttttttatgaaattgattcctataaatttggtgactgtattgaattatttttggctagattcgagccattcagagttggataatcgaggaaagggcctactagtagattaaattggagcaagtcgaggtaagtctcttgcctaatcttgtaagggggaaattaccccataagtaatttaaattaataattattgctaattgtgggggctacgtatacacgaagtgacaagagtccgtgcgcagctattatttatgctaaatttcgggtagtttaggactcaaatcatgaattacgtgtgttaattgtattctttatttaattaaagtatttgaactatactgtgaattgttagggaaaatagtaaaagattgaaatctcatatacttgaatttttgtataaattaattaattgttaaaagaaattgtacacCCTCTTGCATTAatctcacaatatatatatatatatatatatatatatatatatatatatatatatatatatatatatatatatatatatatatatatcctcattctggaggtacataaaaaatgtcctcctttcttgtggagcgggccgaacgcctcggcagtatatatgcatctatggatctcgccgcacgtcccttggcagtgtacacgatactctggatcggccgtacgacctcggcagaaatcgtgcctaataataataattacacgataacttgatattttaattgcagcttgtaaagttaaATAAATGGGGAATTAtcgtatttgaaggaatttaattatttctgctggttaagaaaaattattgtaaattctataaatcatattgatttaaatatttctattcttattttatttaatatatttgacccttagtgagtgtcaaagtcgacctctcgtcactacctcttcgagattaggcttgatacttactgggtatacgttgttcacatactcatgctacactttatgtactttttgtgcaggacctgacaCAGGCgatatagttggacctatcggcgcgcattcacgttatccagaggcttagtggtgagctgccacTCTGaatcgttctgcagcaactagtgcctcttcttgaaattttattctgtcttttttatttcagacattatttggaatttttgtgtaatctactagatgctcatacatttgtgacaccaggtcttggcacacactagtagaatttttggatttaattccgTTCCTGTATTTTTATAATTTACCAGATCTTTTTTTATTGTCTTAATTCTTGCAAGTtgtaagagtttaattactcggttaatttttttaaagagttgaatatgtgtttaaatcCCTAGCTGGCTtgtctagctatagtgttgggcgccatcacgacctatatgtgaaattgggtcgtgacaaagaatTTGGAAATCCAGATGAGCCAATTAGCAACCCTCATGTCTGGGCAAATAAAAAGTTCTCTACCAAGTAACACCAAGAAAAATCCAAAGGAACACCTCAAAGTCATCTCTCTGCAGTCAGGTAAAACTCTTGATGATCCATATGCAGATAGACGAGGAAAACCATAAGAAATGGAACAGGTAAATGAAGGTGAGAATAAAAGAGACTCTGAACTTCTAATAGAACAAAAAGATAGAGGAAAAAGGTACTTGAAAATGAATTGATGAAAAATCCTTACTCTGTACCCCTCCCATTTCCCTAAAAGCTAAAAAGAGAAAAGCTTGACAAACAGTTCTCAAAATTTCTAGAAATTTTAAAATAACTTTATATTAACATACCTTTTACAGATGCTTTGAAGCAAATGCCGGCATATGCTAAATTTCTTAAAAATCTTTTCtcaagtaaaagaaaattagAAGAAGTTTCAGTAGTTAAGCTTATAGAAAAATATAGTGATATACTTCAAAATAAGCTTCCACAGAAACTTGGTGATCCAGGCAGTTTTATAATTTCTTATACTTTGGGAGGTGCTCACTTTGAAAAAGCATTATGTGATTCAGGTGCTTCAATAAATCTAATGCattttttaattttca
This region of Nicotiana tomentosiformis chromosome 4, ASM39032v3, whole genome shotgun sequence genomic DNA includes:
- the LOC138910335 gene encoding uncharacterized protein; the encoded protein is MEQVNEDALKQMPAYAKFLKNLFSSKRKLEEVSVVKLIEKYSDILQNKLPQKLGDPGSFIISYTLGGAHFEKALCDSGASINLMHFLIFRKLELGEMNDTGVSLQLADQSSKKPKGILENVLIRVDKFIFPIDL